One genomic segment of Caldimonas brevitalea includes these proteins:
- a CDS encoding SGNH/GDSL hydrolase family protein, with amino-acid sequence MERDTRSSLFQALAAISLMAGAAAAQAAGPVGRLVVFGDSNVDSGGLFSLTQQHYPAPPRWQGRDSNGPVVSEYVAELLGAQLYSHAVGGATTGTHNVVSASYPQYSRLNGTGLTWQLDEFGQAGGRLVGHEVALLWIGSNDLVGAQRANRSDLDRRIAAARANIELALERLYALGARRIVVATRTPRMTLGSDDDLNGVDLNVAIKAAAVAVKQRTAADIRLYDAYAAIADMIRNPSNYGFTQVSQQCIAVPACVNDVYGDGQAVGETFVHWDSAHKTTRVHRLMAEQLVDLLSRCSGASSTGPARPPWVGYACTAALPD; translated from the coding sequence ATGGAGCGCGATACACGAAGCAGCCTGTTCCAGGCCCTGGCGGCCATTTCTCTGATGGCCGGCGCGGCGGCTGCGCAAGCGGCGGGGCCGGTGGGCCGCCTGGTGGTCTTCGGCGACAGCAACGTCGACAGCGGCGGGCTGTTTTCGCTGACGCAACAGCATTACCCCGCGCCGCCCCGCTGGCAGGGCCGTGACTCCAATGGGCCGGTGGTGAGCGAATACGTGGCCGAGCTGCTGGGTGCGCAGTTGTACAGCCATGCGGTCGGGGGCGCGACGACAGGAACGCACAACGTGGTGTCTGCCTCTTACCCTCAGTACAGCCGGCTCAATGGCACCGGCCTGACGTGGCAGTTGGACGAGTTCGGGCAAGCCGGGGGCCGCCTTGTCGGACACGAGGTGGCGCTGCTGTGGATCGGCTCCAATGATCTGGTCGGTGCCCAACGTGCCAACCGTAGCGACCTCGATCGCCGCATCGCGGCGGCGCGTGCGAACATCGAACTCGCACTCGAGCGCCTCTACGCGCTCGGCGCCCGGCGCATCGTGGTAGCGACCCGCACACCGCGCATGACGCTCGGCAGCGACGACGACCTGAATGGGGTCGACCTCAATGTCGCGATCAAGGCTGCCGCCGTCGCTGTCAAGCAGCGTACGGCGGCCGACATCCGGCTCTATGACGCCTATGCCGCGATCGCCGACATGATCCGCAACCCGTCGAACTATGGCTTCACCCAGGTCAGCCAGCAGTGCATCGCGGTCCCCGCCTGCGTCAACGATGTCTACGGTGACGGTCAGGCGGTGGGCGAGACCTTCGTCCATTGGGACAGCGCCCACAAGACGACGCGCGTGCACCGCTTGATGGCGGAGCAACTGGTGGACTTGCTGAGCCGCTGCTCCGGAGCCTCGTCGACCGGTCC